In a single window of the bacterium (Candidatus Blackallbacteria) CG13_big_fil_rev_8_21_14_2_50_49_14 genome:
- a CDS encoding macrocin O-methyltransferase encodes MQESHLRQLYLELLKKVLGDFIYDLDATGSEKPPPLTWADPRTGRKYTLQTMAEYKYNGLIFPRQAHTMIGMKRLNNLQYCVEEALKQNIPGDLLEAGVWKGGACILMRALLKAYGINNRKVWVADSFAGFLPEDLKTSGLDPTSTNQNSISQEKVKAHFKAYDLLDDQVCFLPGYFHETLPEAPVEKLAVLRLDADFYNPTQEILTHLYPRLSPGGFIIIDDYHIFEECRQAVLDYRQTHQIKEPIHRIDPAAVYWQKKKENLTEPLLLEKADL; translated from the coding sequence ATGCAAGAATCCCATCTTCGCCAACTCTATCTTGAGCTGCTCAAGAAAGTGCTAGGTGATTTTATCTATGATCTCGACGCAACAGGGTCTGAAAAGCCCCCCCCCTTGACCTGGGCCGACCCTCGCACAGGACGCAAATACACCTTGCAAACCATGGCCGAGTATAAATACAATGGGCTGATTTTTCCACGTCAGGCCCATACCATGATTGGTATGAAACGCCTAAATAATCTTCAATATTGCGTTGAAGAAGCACTGAAACAGAATATTCCGGGTGATCTGCTGGAAGCTGGCGTTTGGAAAGGCGGGGCCTGTATCCTGATGCGTGCCCTATTAAAAGCCTATGGCATCAACAACCGCAAGGTCTGGGTCGCCGATTCCTTTGCCGGTTTTTTACCTGAGGATTTGAAAACTTCAGGGCTCGACCCCACCAGCACAAACCAAAACAGCATTTCCCAGGAAAAAGTTAAAGCCCATTTCAAGGCCTATGATCTGCTCGATGATCAGGTCTGTTTTCTACCCGGCTATTTTCATGAGACCTTGCCAGAGGCGCCTGTCGAGAAATTGGCAGTCCTCCGGCTGGATGCTGATTTTTATAACCCCACCCAGGAAATACTGACCCACCTTTACCCACGCTTAAGTCCGGGGGGGTTTATTATTATTGATGATTACCATATCTTTGAAGAGTGTCGGCAGGCTGTTTTGGACTATCGACAGACCCATCAGATCAAAGAACCCATCCACAGAATTGACCCGGCTGCTGTTTACTGGCAAAAAAAGAAAGAGAATCTTACGGAGCCCTTGCTCCTGGAAAAGGCTGATCTATAA